Proteins encoded by one window of Anguilla rostrata isolate EN2019 chromosome 9, ASM1855537v3, whole genome shotgun sequence:
- the LOC135262693 gene encoding organic cation/carnitine transporter 2-like, whose amino-acid sequence MPTSDYDDVTKFLGEWGPFQKLITLLLCISVVPNGLSGLSIVFIADTPPHHCVIPPKANISAEWRNYSIPLEDDNGVMRYSKCTRYKLDVIKLLSDNGYVPGIDVNVTEIEQESCKDGWEYDHEIYVSTIVSEWDLVCSDGWKVPMTTSVCFFGVLTGSFISGQVSDRFGRKVVLFGTVGVQTLFTFFQIFSTSWLMFSALYFVVGLGHISNYVAAFVLGAEILSPRIRLIYSTVAVCFFFVLGYMMLPLTAFFIRDWRMLLIAVNVPGVFFFPLWRFIPESPRWLLSQGRVEEAEAILRDAARKNRVTAPEVIFAPLQVENKTEKLSRHNICDLVKSNNIRWVTIILSFVWMTISVGYLALSLNTSNLYGNSFLNCFFSAAVEVPGIIVSWLLFRSCPRRLCLFTILFLGGAVLLFAQLIPRNLSSVSTALEMTGKFSFSVAFTIVYAFTAELYPTVLRNTAVCACSMASRLGSISAPYFIHLGTYYKPLPYLLMGSLSVLGALLSILLPETYGLPLPETINHMQTIQRYKKRQRSSNVTRDTAAVENASML is encoded by the exons ATGCCCACGTCAGACTACGACGATGTTACCAAATTTCTGGGAGAATGGGGACCTTTTCAAAAACTGATCACGTTACTCCTCTGTATAAGCGTAGTTCCCAACGGATTGTCAGGTTTATCCATAGTTTTCATCGCTGACACGCCACCTCACCACTGCGTGATACCCCCAAAAGCTAATATTAGCGCCGAATGGAGAAACTATTCTATTCCACTGGAAGACGACAACGGGGTGATGCGCTATAGCAAATGCACCCGATACAAACTGGACGTAATAAAACTCCTTTCAGACAATGGGTACGTGCCGGGAATCGACGTGAATGTTACTGAAATAGAACAAGAAAGCTGTAAGGATGGGTGGGAATACGACCACGAAATTTACGTTTCAACTATTGTGTCCGAG TGGGATCTGGTGTGTAGTGACGGATGGAAGGTCCCCATGACGACCTCTGTGTGCTTCTTCGGTGTCTTAACTGGATCCTTTATTTCTGGACAAGTATCTGACAG gTTTGGGAGGAAAGTCGTTCTGTTTGGAACAGTGGGAGTTCAGACTTTGTTCACATTCTTCCAGATTTTCTCCACGTCCTGGCTTATGTTCTCTGCGCTTTACTTTGTCGTTGGGTTGGGACACATTTCCAACTACGTCGCAGCATTTGTCCTCG GAGCAGAAATTTTGAGTCCACGCATTCGGCTCATATACTCCACAGTGGccgtgtgctttttttttgtcctcggCTACATGATGCTTCCCCTGACGGCGTTCTTCATCAGGGACTGGAGAATGCTGCTGATAGCCGTCAATGTCCCAggagttttctttttccccctctggag GTTCATCCCGGAGTCCCCCAGATGGCTTCTCTCTCAGGGCCGGGTGGAGGAGGCAGAGGCCATTTTGAGAGATGCTGCCCGGAAGAACAGAGTCACAGCCCCGGAGGTCATCTTTGCACCTCTCCAG GTGGAAAACAAGACTGAAAAACTGAGCCGCCACAACATCTGCGATCTTGTGAAGTCCAACAACATCCGCTGGGTCACAATCATACTGAGCTTCGTGTG GATGACAATCTCCGTTGGGTACCTCGCCTTATCATTGAACACCTCCAATCTGTATGGGAACTCTTTCCTGAACTGCTTCTTCTCAGCAGCTGTCGAGGTCCCAGGCATTATTGTGTCCTGGCTCTTATTTCGCTCTTGCCCAAGGAGACTGTGCCTCTTCACCATACTCTTCCTCGGCGGAGCTGTACTACTGTTCGCTCAGCTCATACCAagaa ATTTGAGTTCGGTATCTACTGCACTGGAGATGACGGGAAAATTCTCCTTCTCAGTGGCTTTCACTATTGTGTATGCCTTCACGGCGGAGCTGTACCCCACAGTCCTGAGGAACACCGCCGTGTGCGCCTGCTCCATGGCGTCTCGGCTGGGGAGCATTTCCGCTCCCTACTTCATCCACCTGG GAACCTACTATAAGCCCTTGCCATACTTGTTAATGGGGAGCCTCAGTGTTTTGGGGGCGTTGCTTAGCATCCTGCTTCCTGAGACCTATGGTTTGCCTCTCCCTGAGACCATCAATCACATGCAGACTATTCAAAG GTATAAAAAGAGGCAAAGATCAAGTAATGTTACCAGAGATACTGCAGCAGTGGAAAATGCCTCAATGTTGTAA